accggccatggcggccatttaggggatgaaccaatggaaggaagacctttctctctgtctctctctctctcactgtccattctgcctgtcggaaataaataaagaaataaataaatgaataaataaatgctggtgaggatgtgtgaAAAAtcgtaccctaatccactgtaaactggtgcagccactgcagaagacagtatggaggcaCCTCAGAAAGCTCCaaacagatataccatatgactcagtAATCCTGCTCCCAGGAAGttactgaaatgaaatgaaatcagcagatgaaagataaacAGAACTTAGGAGAATTACTAACCAGGAAGCAGACGTTGGGATAAACTCTTCTTGCCACACAAATGGGAGACAGAGCAGGTCACAGCAGACACATTGCTATCTGACCAATGGCATGTACTCCAGACAGTCACTGTGCCATTGTCCCAATGTTCGTGCTCAGTGACACAGTCCCCTATGGGGGCCCAAGAGACCTGCGCAGCCGGCTTCCCTGCAACAGCCTTGCACACCGCGGTTCTGTTCTTGACAGGAGACAGCGTCACTTTGGGGCAAACTGCAGAGATTTAAGGGAAAAAATCTTACCATCAGGGATATGCAATTTACAGAGGTATTTGTTTTGGTGACAAATCTAGAATCTGAAATGCTACAATGCATGATGTCCCTTACCTGACACTTGGAGGTGATACCCACGATCGAAATTCCCATCAGGTGTTGCCATTTGACACCTGTAATAGCCGTCATGACTGAGAGCCACTGGGTGGATCTGAAGTCCAGGGTTTACATCAGGTCTGGAGGCCCAGGTGATTGCCTTAGTACATTCGCCTGTGGTCTTATTTGTTTCTTCCTTGTAGGATATTTTGCAGGTCGGCCTGTCTCTGAGGATTATTTCCCATGTTATTAGCACCACATTTGTCAATGGGATAGGATAGCAACAGAGCACAGCCTTTGTATCCATCAGCACAGTCAGTGAAGTATTAACTGGACACACACAAAAGGAGAATGACAAAGAAAAGCTGTTATGATAAGGCACTTCGTGTGCTAAGTTTATCCACAACATAGTACACGGAGCTGTACTCAAAGATTACTTTGCTTGTAATCttactataaaatattatatttacataaaaatcagcactcataaaatatttatgacattAAAACCAACATGAAGACTATTTTCTCTAGTGCTAGGCATTATTTGGAAAACAATATgtatcataaattttttaaattaattcaagTTTTTTCCCCAGAAGCTTTTTATTaaaagaatacaaactttatacatttcataaatacaaatttaggaacatagtgatcttcccacccacactcccactcttccttttcctcctccctctcctattcctattgtTATTTCTcattgagatctattttcaattagctttatacacatacaagtaactctatattaattaaagagttcaacaaatagtatgaaaaaacttgaattaatttaaaattctaaactAAATAACAAATGCAATATTCTAAAGCTAATGTTTTGTAGGTAGACTATTACATTTTCATATAGTTCACATTCCTGTGGAAAGACCTTGGAATAATTAATGAGGTAGTCTCTTCTCCTaagtttagatttatttattcagggctggcactgtgccttaATAGGCcaacctccgcctgtggtgccggcatcctatatgggtgctagttggtgtcctggctgcccctcttccaatccagctctccgctaatgccctgggaaagcagtggaaacttcctcaagtccttgggccctt
Above is a genomic segment from Lepus europaeus isolate LE1 chromosome 2, mLepTim1.pri, whole genome shotgun sequence containing:
- the LOC133748128 gene encoding cell surface glycoprotein CD200 receptor 2-like, translating into MHTSQKTSALRVLIFIIIIVLASSTSCMHGKQTTQNISALPSKVNTSLTVLMDTKAVLCCYPIPLTNVVLITWEIILRDRPTCKISYKEETNKTTGECTKAITWASRPDVNPGLQIHPVALSHDGYYRCQMATPDGNFDRGYHLQVSVCPKVTLSPVKNRTAVCKAVAGKPAAQVSWAPIGDCVTEHEHWDNGTVTVWSTCHWSDSNVSAVTCSVSHLCGKKSLSQRLLPDFRDLGYPVSSLLIILYVKLCLFMVILVMLGCIFFKNIDDCRKVL